A single genomic interval of Eleutherodactylus coqui strain aEleCoq1 chromosome 3, aEleCoq1.hap1, whole genome shotgun sequence harbors:
- the AKAP12 gene encoding A-kinase anchor protein 12 isoform X2 — protein sequence MLGTITLTVEQQEPSSVILDEEPVGNMGVAHNDTTTKETPKEDGQVQTPEATDTTPDSEEKAEPSDEANENQNNEVGFKKVFKFVGFKFTVKKDKNEKSEPVQLLTVKKDEVEVNGTDNHEEHSNTADDTQTEIPQETKDAELPAESPEKPVQAAEAPVETPEEIQKKVEECDVDKDQKSPVSPTNPVAIETSSPFRRFFTQGWAGLRKKTSFKKSREEDPQEVEKHIKIEEQEKAEVPETVKEESITEAQPSEDHSLPQELSKSPSEDSKESEENHQTVAEEKPKQEETSPDNEAEVKLEEVVKVDEVAPVAENTECAPEIVASAPEATILPEIKAKADTLENKVETQITDGITAISSPAAETISEDLQGTSESGAVDNDQPQLAASTECGELEISQEAITTEAELLSSQEKAKMQGSPLKKLFSSSGLRKLSGKKSKSKKDDDGKVEVMTEAVSSVSPEAPETDGGESSPSSPEESAETSPTEKPLEDVQQAEEAEGEGATSDGERRKDGVTPWASFKKLVTPKRRPKRPSESDKEDEVEKTKTSTMSSTDSGGTVEHQEEPKETNEEQKLEKSTDESKKKVDSSVSWEALICVGSSKKRARKTSDSDEEEGIKSPDEAKKTEEVVATKETESDSPITSSQEQQIQESTSPDQAGSPTEADGVSTWQSFKRLVTPRRKSRTRVEEKTDETTTVASAEQSTSEGEAGKEETWVSFKKLIPGRKKKKSDGKQEHASESGQPLTEATEDDSDEPAVVPLSEFDAAEQEKLDAQKSLKEALPTVLVEQEGSLEKSTEELIHAVTITVIEGERAITSLEERSPSWISAKVSETIEHAKETEESTKRIKTEITVEETMVLSTVSQVIAEMPNTVNEMELTSEALTALEEAIENSCAEETTEMISAVSQLGESVSTEEVTPVPEEDASAKTLEDQKKHTENILHKVAEKAKLTIDTLQLQTSQDVTNFTPSVIQASVKAKEIVCESAPLCAEEQTNLTPDALEDQDDKSTIVRAEETVQQICISVIEKTKENAITSETLQDNVNVPVINEYKTVNICTSASVSKEEPSDQPTILLSTEKSDGNISISSENQVVKATPTSNETKEVTPLKMEEKCVDTSDSVITEHVVQESSTTLEAVCAKDGLFSAEDVKKNEDMTGLTEIKESVCALAEVQDDKAVLALGAFQVTDNVPALNELQTKECGFLSAEVVSVSSELQPKEVAPPSSEEQPKEVAPPSSELQPKEVAPPSNEEPPKEVAPPSSDEQPKEVASPSSDEQPKEVAPASGDEQPKEVAPASSDEQPKEVAPASSDEQPKEVAPVSSDEQPKEVAPPSSDEQPKEVAPPSSDEQPKEFASSSSDEQPKEVAPASSDEQPKEVAPVSSDEQPKEVAPPSSDEQPKEVAPPSSDEQPKEFASSSSDEQPKEVALPSSDEQPKEVAPASSDEQPKEVAPASSDEQPKEVAPPSSDEQPKEVAPPSSDEQPKEFAPSSSDEQPKEVALPSSDEQPKEVASASSDEQPKDVAPASSDEQPKEVAPASSDEQPKEVAHASSNEQPKEVAPPSSDEQHKEVAPPSGDEQPKEVAPPSGDEQPKEVAPASGDEQPKEVAPASSDEQPKEVASASSDEQPKEVAPLSSDEQPKEVASPSSDEQHKEVAHPSGDEQPKEVAPPSGDEQPKEVAPPSDDEQPKEVAPASGDEQPKEVAPASSDEQAKEVAPASSDEQSKEVAPASSDEQLRDVAPAPSDEQPKHGEPAPSDEQLKEVAPASSDEQPKEVEPASSDEQLKDDAPAPSDEQPKHGEPAPSDEHPKEVALVPSEGETISTLGTSSNLQLEKIASVLNEVKPEECVCLSNAFQAEGVLGASNELQFKVGSVSSEVKNEEIPLSEAQKTEVIPVNMDTEDKSGILASTEMESEELKVEECLEVPVKEQAEENVTLSDHVKAERGIALLAEVQGVESVPVLVEVGSNILAEVKTEEITVLLAEVDTEKSVAVLADLQFEEQAPESAKVQLEENAPISSEVQAKDNVTVDESANLPVDVQAEENLCMSDELKTKETSSALPEVQAEDNFSVSPSVPTEEVGNRIEESSRKVEIQAEESVEVANEVKSTEVTPVLDKEIVQTNECLSVLDDTQTEISAHAATEVQTEQIAPVTVEQMGDVQSEVSNVEADKVAFSVEMQVDGKASEEHIEVATVNDVNTEENVLKVVENVQESEKDLSFTEHKESGSDNQIQKLTIEEAVAETDVSKQETVALQIENVCTISNIEFKDTLPSTAQKEAKEPEIECKEDKITSSQGKTEEKEEGEVVTENIPELESLEEIKASEPVTPAAEEEQVLVEIVKTIEMSKDSIESSEVSKDNEVLSKGLQVVVKSVSQKAAAIVDAAIEAATNSFVVVATSQGATVEETTVSAKVKVTEETNAQKIRIDSCSTTSVQNIIETTVESVVNSIHVKESISVQGPNLQIDSQVQKTLHKSMEPCPQLKESEQKMTEEVKKIGKEIELSVPEPIQCKNEHQVSTQASEVNAQEKTPTVKS from the coding sequence TTGAACAACAAGAGCCATCAAGTGTAATATTGGACGAGGAACCAGTTGGAAACATGGGGGTTGCACACAATGATACCACTACAAAAGAAACTCCAAAGGAAGATGGGCAGGTCCAGACACCAGAAGCCACTGATACAACACCAGATTCTGAAGAGAAAGCAGAACCTTCAGATGAAGCAAATGAAAATCAGAACAATGAAGTAGGGTtcaagaaagtgtttaaatttgTAGGCTTCAAGTTCACTGTGAAAAAGGACAAAAATGAGAAGTCTGAACCTGTACAACTCCTAACTGTGAAGAAAGATGAAGTTGAAGTAAATGGTACAGACAATCACGAGGAACATAGTAATACTGCAGATGACACCCAAACAGAAATCCCTCAGGAGACCAAAGATGCTGAGCTGCCTGCTGAAAGTCCAGAGAAGCCAGTACAGGCTGCCGAAGCTCCAGTTGAAACCCCTGAAGAAATTCAAAAGAAAGTAGAAGAGTGTGACGTAGATAAAGATCAAAAGTCCCCCGTCTCTCCAACAAATCCTGTTGCCATTGAAACCTCCTCTCCATTTAGGAGATTTTTTACACAAGGATGGGCTGGGCTAAGGAAGAAGACAAGCTTTAAGAAGTCAAGGGAGGAAGACCCACAGGAAGTTGAGAAACATATCAAAATTGAAGAGCAGGAAAAGGCTGAAGTACCAGAGACTGTAAAAGAGGAGAGCATAACTGAAGCACAGCCATCTGAAGATCATTCTTTGCCACAGGAATTAAGTAAATCTCCAAGTGAAGATTCTAAGGAGTCTGAGGAAAATCATCAAACTGTGGCTGAAGAAAAACCAAAACAAGAGGAAACTTCACCTGATAATGAAGCAGAAGTCAAATTAGAGGAGGTTGTAAAAGTAGATGAGGTTGCCCCAGTAGCAGAAAATACAGAGTGTGCACCTGAAATAGTCGCCTCAGCCCCAGAAGCAACTATTCTGCCTGAAATAAAAGCCAAGGCTGATACTCTAGAAAACAAAGTTGAAACCCAGATAACTGATGGAATCACTGCCATTAGCTCACCAGCTGCAGAAACAATAAGTGAAGATCTGCAAGGAACATCTGAATCTGGTGCTGTGGATAATGATCAGCCACAGCTGGCTGCAAGTACTGAATGTGGAGAGCTGGAAATAAGTCAGGAGGCTATCACCACAGAAGCTGAACTGTTGTCTTCACAAGAAAAAGCCAAAATGCAGGGCAGTCCATTAAAAAAGCTTTTTAGCAGCTCTGGGTTAAGGAAACTATCAGGGAAGAAATCTAAAAGTAAAAAGGATGATGATGGCAAGGTAGAAGTTATGACAGAAGCTGTTTCATCTGTGTCCCCAGAGGCTCCTGAAACAGATGGTGGAGAGAGCTCCCCATCTTCTCCTGAGGAGTCAGCAGAGACCTCTCCCACAGAAAAACCATTAGAGGATGTACAACAGGCTGAAGAAGCAGAGGGAGAAGGAGCAACATCTGATGgtgaaagaagaaaagatggaGTCACACCATGGGCTTCATTTAAGAAACTTGTCACCCCAAAAAGACGCCCAAAGCGACCATCTGAAAGTGATAAGGAAGATGAAGTTGAAAAGACCAAAACTTCAACTATGTCTTCTACTGATAGTGGTGGTACTGTTGAACATCAGGAAGAACCTAAAGAAACCAACGAAGAGCAAAAGCTGGAAAAAAGCACAGAtgaaagcaagaagaaagttgATAGCTCAGTGTCATGGGAGGCTTTAATATGTGTTGGTTCTTCTAAGAAAAGAGCAAGAAAGACTTCTGATTCTGATGAAGAAGAAGGTATAAAATCTCCAGATGAAGCCAAGAAAACTGAAGAAGTTGTAGCCACTAAAGAGACTGAATCTGATAGCCCTATAACAAGTTCACAAGAACAACAGATACAGGAAAGTACATCACCAGATCAAGCTGGCAGTCCTACAGAAGCAGATGGAGTATCTActtggcagtcttttaaaagaCTTGTGACTCCTAGACGCAAGTCAAGAACAAGAGTAGAGGAGAAAACTGATGAAACTACTACAGTTGCCAGTGCAGAACAGTCAACATCAGAGGGTGAAGCTGGAAAAGAAGAAACTTGGGTTTCATTTAAGAAACTGATACCAGGGCGAAAGAAGAAAAAATCTGATGGCAAACAAGAACATGCTTCTGAAAGTGGGCAGCCATTAACTGAAGCCACTGAAGATGATTCTGACGAACCAGCGGTAGTCCCTTTATCAGAGTTTGATGCTGCAGAACAAGAAAAGCTTGATGCTCAAAAGTCTTTGAAAGAAGCTCTACCAACTGTATTAGTAGAACAAGAAGGATCTTTAGAAAAATCTACTGAAGAACTTATTCATGCAGTAACCATTACTGTGATTGAAGGAGAAAGAGCAATCACGAGTCTTGAGGAAAGGTCTCCATCCTGGATTAGTGCAAAGGTTTCTGAGACTATTGAGCATGCCAAAGagaccgaagaatccaccaaAAGAATAAAAACAGAGATCACGGTTGAAGAAACCATGGTCCTTAGTACAGTCTCCCAGGTTATTGCAGAAATGCCAAACACCGTTAACGAGATGGAGTTAACATCAGAAGCTTTAACTGCACTTGAGGAAGCAATAGAAAATTCATGTGCAGAAGAGACTACTGAAATGATATCTGCTGTTTCACAATTAGGTGAGTCAGTTTCAACTGAAGAAGTTACACCTGTCCCAGAGGAAGATGCAAGTGCAAAGACTTTAGAAGACCAAAAGAAGCATACTGAAAATATACTACATAAGGTGGCAGAAAAGGCAAAATTAACAATTGATACATTACAGTTACAAACCTCCCAAGATGTGACCAATTTCACCCCCTCTGTTATTCAAGCTTCAGTGAAGGCCAAGGAGATAGTCTGTGAGTCTGCTCCTCTGTGTGCTGAGGAACAAACAAATTTAACTCCTGATGCCTTAGAAGATCAAGATGATAAAAGTACCATTGTAAGAGCTGAAGAGACCGTTCAACAAATATGTATTTCTGTCATTGAGAAAACAAAGGAAAATGCCATTACTTCTGAAACTTTGCAAGATAATGTAAATGTTCCTGTTATCAATGAATACAAAACTGTTAACATTTGCACCAGTGCCTCAGTTTCAAAAGAAGAACCAAGTGATCAACCTACTATCTTGTTGAGTACTGAAAAAAGTGATGGAAATATCTCAATTTCATCTGAAAATCAGGTGGTAAAAGCCACTCCAACATCTAATGAAACTAAAGAAGTTACTCctctgaagatggaggagaaatgTGTAGATACTTCAGATTCAGTTATTACTGAGCATGTGGTTCAAGAAAGTAGCACTACTTTGGAAGCTGTGTGTGCTAAAGATGGTTTATTTTCTGCAGAAGATGTAAAGAAAAATGAAGATATGACAGGTTTAACTGAGATAAAAGAAAGTGTCTGTGCCTTAGCTGAGGTGCAGGATGATAAAGCTGTCCTTGCACTGGGTGCATTTCAGGTTACAGATAATGTTCCTGCATTAAATGAGTTACAGACCAAAGAATGTGGCTTTCTATCTGCTGAAGTTGTAAGTGTTTCAAGTGAACTTCAGCCTAAAGAAGTTGCACCTCCATCAAGCGAAGAGCAGCCTAAAGAAGTTGCACCTCCATCAAGTGAACTTCAGCCTAAAGAAGTTGCACCTCCATCAAACGAAGAGCCGCCAAAAGAAGTTGCACCTCCATCAAGCGATGAGCAGCCTAAAGAAGTTGCATCTCCATCAAGCGATGAGCAGCCTAAAGAAGTTGCACCTGCCTCAGGCGATGAGCAGCCTAAAGAAGTTGCACCTGCCTCCAGTGATGAGCAGCCTAAAGAAGTTGCACCTGCCTCAAGTGATGAGCAGCCTAAAGAAGTTGCACCTGTCTCAAGTGATGAGCAGCCAAAAGAAGTTGCACCTCCATCAAGCGATGAGCAGCCTAAAGAAGTTGCACCTCCATCAAGCGATGAGCAGCCTAAAGAATTTGCATCTTCATCAAGCGATGAGCAGCCTAAAGAAGTTGCACCTGCCTCAAGTGATGAGCAGCCTAAAGAAGTTGCACCTGTCTCAAGTGATGAGCAGCCAAAAGAAGTTGCACCTCCATCAAGCGATGAGCAGCCTAAAGAAGTTGCACCTCCATCAAGCGATGAGCAGCCTAAAGAATTTGCATCTTCATCAAGCGATGAGCAGCCTAAAGAAGTTGCACTTCCATCAAGCGATGAGCAGCCTAAAGAAGTTGCACCTGCCTCAAGCGATGAGCAGCCTAAAGAAGTTGCCCCTGCCTCAAGTGATGAGCAGCCAAAAGAAGTTGCACCTCCATCAAGCGATGAACAGCCTAAAGAAGTTGCACCTCCATCAAGCGATGAGCAGCCTAAAGAATTTGCACCTTCATCAAGCGATGAGCAGCCTAAAGAAGTTGCACTTCCATCAAGCGATGAGCAGCCTAAAGAAGTTGCATCTGCCTCAAGCGATGAGCAGCCTAAAGATGTTGCACCTGCCTCAAGTGATGAGCAGCCTAAAGAAGTTGCACCTGCCTCAAGTGATGAGCAGCCTAAAGAAGTTGCACATGCCTCAAGCAATGAGCAGCCTAAAGAAGTTGCACCTCCATCAAGCGATGAGCAGCATAAAGAAGTTGCACCTCCATCAGGCGATGAGCAGCCTAAAGAAGTTGCACCTCCATCAGGCGATGAGCAGCCTAAAGAAGTTGCACCTGCCTCAGGCGATGAGCAGCCTAAAGAAGTGGCACCTGCCTCAAGCGATGAGCAGCCTAAAGAAGTTGCATCTGCCTCAAGCGATGAGCAGCCTAAAGAAGTTGCACCTCTATCAAGCGATGAGCAGCCTAAAGAAGTTGCATCTCCATCAAGCGATGAGCAGCATAAAGAAGTTGCACATCCATCAGGCGATGAGCAGCCTAAAGAAGTTGCACCTCCATCAGGCGATGAGCAGCCTAAAGAAGTTGCACCTCCATCAGACGATGAGCAGCCTAAAGAAGTTGCACCTGCCTCAGGCGATGAGCAGCCTAAAGAAGTGGCACCTGCCTCAAGCGATGAGCAGGCTAAAGAAGTTGCACCTGCCTCAAGTGATGAGCAGTCTAAAGAAGTTGCACCTGCCTCTAGCGATGAGCAGCTTAGAGACGTTGCACCTGCACCAAGCGATGAGCAGCCTAAACATGGTGAACCTGCACCAAGCGATGAGCAGCTTAAAGAAGTTGCACCTGCCTCAAGCGATGAGCAGCCTAAAGAAGTTGAACCTGCCTCAAGCGATGAGCAGCTTAAAGATGATGCACCTGCACCAAGCGATGAGCAGCCTAAACATGGTGAACCTGCACCAAGCGATGAGCATCCTAAAGAAGTTGCACTTGTACCAAGTGAAGGGGAGACCATAAGTACACTAGGCACATCAAGCAACCTGCAGCTTGAAAAGATTGCATCTGTGTTAAATGAGGTGAAACCAGAAGAATGTGTCTGCCTTTCAAATGCGTTCCAGGCTGAAGGGGTTTTAGGTGCATCAAATGAACTGCAGTTTAAAGTTGGTTCTGTGTCAAGTGAAGTAAAGAATGAAGAAATTCCTCTTTCAGAAGCACAGAAGACAGAAGTTATACCTGTGAACATGGATACTGAGGATAAAAGTGGTATTTTAGCATCTACTGAAATGGagtcagaagagctgaaggtTGAAGAATGTCTGGAAGTGCCAGTTAAGGAACAGGCTGAAGAGAATGTGACTTTATCAGATCATGTAAAGGCTGAACGAGGTATTGCATTGCTAGCTGAGGTGCAAGGTGTAGAAAGTGTTCCTGTGTTAGTTGAAGTTGGTTCCAATATCTTAGCTGAAGTCAAGACTGAAGAAATTACTGTTTTGTTAGCTGAGGTGGACACTGAAAAATCTGTTGCTGTGTTAGCTGATTTGCAATTTGAAGAACAGGCCCCTGAATCAGCTAAGGTGCAATTGGAAGAAAATGCCCCAATTTCCAGTGAGGTACAAGCAAAAGATAATGTAACAGTTGATGAGAGTGCTAATCTACCAGTTGATGTGCAGGCTGAAGAAAACCTCTGTATGTCAGATGAATTGAAGACTAAGGAAACTTCCTCAGCATTACCGGAGGTTCAAGCGGAGGACAATTTCTCTGTATCACCAAGTGTGCCAACCGAAGAAGTAGGTAATAGGATTGAAGAAAGTTCAAGGAAGGTTGAGATACAggctgaagaaagtgtggaagtAGCAAATGAAGTCAAATCAACAGAAGTTACTCCTGTCCTAGATAAAGAAATTGTGCAAACGAATGAATGTCTTTCTGTGTTGGATGACACACAGACTGAAATAAGTGCACATGCTGCTACTGAAGTGCAGACTGAACAAATAGCTCCTGTAACAGTTGAACAGATGGGTGATGTACAATCTGAAGTCTCCAATGTGGAAGCTGATAAAGTTGCTTTTTCAGTTGAGATGCAGGTTGATGGAAAAGCCAGTGAGGAACATATTGAAGTTGCTACTGTGAATGATGTGAACACTGAAGAAAATGTTTTGAAGGTAGTTGAGAATGTGCAAGAAAGTGAAAAGGATCTCAGTTTTACGGAACATAAAGAAAGTGGCAGTGATAACCAAATACAGAAACTAACCATTGAAGAAGCCGTGGCTGAAACCGATGTATCTAAACAAGAAACTGTTGCATTACAGATTGAAAACGTCTGTACTATTAGTAATATTGAATTCAAAGATACCCTGCCATCTACCGCACAGAAAGAAGCAAAGGAACCTGAGATAGAATGCAAAGAAGACAAAATAACTTCTAGTCAAGGAAAAACTGAGGAAAAGGAGGAAGGAGAAGTTGTCACTGAAAATATTCCAGAGTTGGAAAGTTTGGAAGAAATTAAAGCCTCTGAACCAGTTACACCAGCTGCAGAGGAAGAACAGGTCTTGGTAGAGATTGTAAAAACGATTGAAATGTCCAAAGATAGCATAGAGTCTTCAGAAGTTTCCAAGGACAATGAAGTATTGTCCAAAGGGCTACAGGTCGTAGTAAAGTCTGTCTCTCAGAAAGCTGCAGCTATTGTGGATGCTGCAATTGAAGCGGCTACAAACTCTTTTGTTGTTGTTGCTACCAGCCAAGGTGCCACAGTTGAAGAAACTACTGTATCTGCAAAGGTAAAGGTAACTGAAGAAACTAACGCCCAAAAAATCCGAATTGACTCATGCAGTACAACTAGTGTACAAAATATAATTGAAACAACAGTAGAAAGCGTAGTAAACAGCATTCATGTAAAAGAAAGCATTAGTGTTCAAGGACCGAATCTGCAAATTGATTCACAAGTTCAAAAAACTCTACACAAGTCCATGGAACCATGTCCACAGCTTAAAGAAAGTGAAcaaaagatgactgaggaagtAAAGAAAATAGGCAAAGAAATTGAATTGTCTGTTCCTGAACCTATTCAATGTAAAAATGAACATCAAGTATCCACTCAGGCTTCAGAGGTGAATGCTCAGGAAAAGACTCCGACTGTTAAATCCTGA